The DNA sequence CCTTCATCGAGGTCTGCTCCGAGAAGGGTGCGAACCTCCTCTCCGGCGCAGAGAAAGCAGGCGCTGTCAAGACCGAAGCGGCACCCGCAAAGGGTATCGAGATCCGCGGCAAGGTCGAGAACGCGATGCTCAAACTCGGCGACAAGTGGCGTGCACACGACTTTGGCGCCCTCGGCGAGGGACGCGACCGTCTCCAGACAATCATGGAGGCAACGAGCCGCTGCATCAAGTGCTACGCCTGTATCGAGAACTGCCCGATCTGCTACTGTGTGGAGTGCAGCACCAAGAAGGCCGACATGGTCGAGCCCGGCAAGGTGCCCCCGGACTTCATGTTCCACCTGATCCGGTTCGCTCACATCTCCGACTCCTGCGTCAACTGCGGCCAGTGCGAAGAACTCTGTGCGATGGACATCCCGAACGCACTCTTCATGCACGCCCTGCAGGTCGACCTCGAGGAGATGTTCGGCCAGAAGCCCGGTGTTGACATGACCCTGCCGATTCTGGCACTCGTCGATGAGAAGAGTGAGCGCAAGCGCTTAAACGACACCGGCGACGACCAGATCTTCAACATCTTCAAATAAACCAACCCATTTTCCCATCCTCGCGCTTTCGGGGATGGGGGCACATGGTATCACCGGCACCAGATCTGGCCGGGACCCCCTCCCGGCTTCCCCCGGTTAGTTTCCACTATTATTCATCGGATTTTTTGCAGAAACCACGGGTATTAAATATTACAAGACGGGTAGTTCCTCGCGTTGAGGAACAGCCATGGATATCAAGTACGTATCTACGACGTGCCCGTACTGCGGCACCGGGTGCGGCTTCAATCTTGTCGTCCGCAACGGCAGGGTCGTCGACACTGCACACTGGCAGCGTGCCCCGGTGAACGGAGGCAAACTCTGCCCGAAAGGCCGCTACGCCCACGAATTTATCAACAGCCCCGACCGGCTCACCAGGCCCCTCATCAAGAAGGACGGCCAGTTCGTCGAGGCAACCTGGGACGAGGCCTACGACCTGATCGCCCAGAAGTTCAAGTCCTACAAGCCCGAGGAGATGGCCTGCCTCTCGTCCGCCCGTGTCTCCAACGAAGAGAACTACCTGATGCAGAAGTTCGCCCGCAGCGTCCTGAAGACCCCGCATATCGACCACTGCGCCCGGCTCTGCCACGCATCCACCGTCGCCGGCCTTGCAATCGTCTTCGGTTCCGGTGCGATGACGAACTCGATCGGCGACATCGCCGAATCGAAGTGCCTCTTCATCATCGGCAGCAACACCTTCGAGCAGCACCCCCTGATCGGACGCAGTATCATCCGTGCGAAAGAGAACGGCGGAAAGGTTATCTATGCAGACCCGCGTGACACGGCGACGGCCAAACAGGCCGATCTCTACATGCCGTTCACCTCAGGTACGGACGTCGCTGTCCTGAACGGCCTGATGCAGGAGATCATCAGGAACGGATGGGAAGACAAGGAGTTCATCGAGAAACGGACGAAAGACTTCGATAAGATGAAAGAAGTCGTCATGAAGGAGGACTACAGCCTCGAGAACGTCTCGAAGATCTCCGGCATCCCGGTCGAGAGCCTCAAGACCGCTGCCGAGTGGATCGCAAAGGCCGAGGTGGCATCATTGATCTACTCGATGGGCATCACCCAACATACCGTCGGTGTCGACAACGTCAAATCCACCGCGAACCTGATGATGCTCACCGGCAACATGGGCAAAGCCGGCGGCGGCGTAAACCCGCTCCGTGGCCAGAACAACGTCCAGGGCGCCTGCGACATGGGCTGCCTCCCGAATGTCTACACAGGCTACCAGAAGGTCACCGAAGAAGCTGCCCAGAAGAAATTCGCGAGCGCCTGGTGCTGCGGCATCGCGGAGGGTAAAGTCGGCTATACCGTCACCGAGATGATAAACGTCCTTGCCGATGAACCCGGCAAACTCAAAGCCATGTACATCATGGG is a window from the Methanoculleus taiwanensis genome containing:
- the fdhF gene encoding formate dehydrogenase subunit alpha, whose product is MDIKYVSTTCPYCGTGCGFNLVVRNGRVVDTAHWQRAPVNGGKLCPKGRYAHEFINSPDRLTRPLIKKDGQFVEATWDEAYDLIAQKFKSYKPEEMACLSSARVSNEENYLMQKFARSVLKTPHIDHCARLCHASTVAGLAIVFGSGAMTNSIGDIAESKCLFIIGSNTFEQHPLIGRSIIRAKENGGKVIYADPRDTATAKQADLYMPFTSGTDVAVLNGLMQEIIRNGWEDKEFIEKRTKDFDKMKEVVMKEDYSLENVSKISGIPVESLKTAAEWIAKAEVASLIYSMGITQHTVGVDNVKSTANLMMLTGNMGKAGGGVNPLRGQNNVQGACDMGCLPNVYTGYQKVTEEAAQKKFASAWCCGIAEGKVGYTVTEMINVLADEPGKLKAMYIMGENPMLSDPDLHHVEEAFGNLEFLVVQDIFMSETAELADVVLPASCYAEKDGTQTNTERRVQRLRKAQEPPGEAKEDWKIICELAGRMGMGDQFAFADPEEVFNEIAAVTPSYHGMNYARLDPDGLHWPCPSIDHPGTPILHTEKFATPDGLGIFSPIEWKPPAEVPDAEYPFVLTTGRIIWQWHTGTMTRRSWSLEKEAPTGWIEINPEDAEQLGIKDGELVTASTRRGSVDVPAKVTGEIKKGVMFMPFHYKECAANVLTNNALDPIAKIPEFKACAVKVEKITEA